Proteins from one Thalassophryne amazonica chromosome 20, fThaAma1.1, whole genome shotgun sequence genomic window:
- the LOC117501457 gene encoding germ cell-specific gene 1-like protein: MLKKVSQRNRSLLSLFLTSVALMLSVSAFCTSYWCEGMHKVVKPLCLSPVKMKNCGQNNSYPFTYETPTVDTRSHVPNTTLSSLQKEQLALLQKVQLANAVHYIWETGEDKYMLRYFHTGFWLSCEKHNEGKDQEEKCRSFIELTPGETQGVLWLSVISEFLYIGLLGMGFLLMCVEVICLCAKREMNALKINAFAAMCTVLSGLMGMVAHMMYSTVFQMTVSIGPKDWRPQTWDYGWSFALAWLSFSCCMAAAVATLNSYTKTIIEMKHRARVRLDEARAAVCAPSYEEVVRSGGGAGVYSVSQLIQLGQQGVLMNPLWPRGVGPAVAPLPCGTGGTIGGMGGAEVGGLGVGVVGGVEGIEVEKMGALGEVTNGGGRLVDPHGVVIVEGCEECERELDQIDCTLQEDREDSVC, translated from the exons ATGCTGAAGAAGGTGTCGCAACGTAACCGCTCCCTGCTATCGCTCTTCCTCACCTCGGTGGCGCTCATGCTGTCAGTCTCAGCTTTCTGTACCTCCTACTGGTGCGAGGGGATGCACAAGGTGGTGAAGCCTCTCTGCCTGTCACCGGTCAAGATGAAGAACTGCGGCCAAAACAACAGTTACCCGTTTACATACG AGACTCCCACTGTGGACACCAGGAGCCACGTCCCCAACACGACATTGTCTTCCCTGCAGAAGGAGCAGCTGGCCTTGCTGCAGAAGGTGCAGCTGGCCAACGCCGTGCACTACATCTGGGAGACGGGCGAGGACAAGTACATGCTGCGTTACTTTCACACGGGCTTCTGGCTCTCCTGTGAGAAGCACAATGAAG gCAAAGATCAAGAAGAAAAGTGTCGCAGTTTCATTGAGCTTACACCTGGAGAGACACAAG GCGTCCTCTGGCTGTCTGTCATCAGTGAGTTCTTGTACATCGGACTCCTTGGAATGGGCTTCCTGCTGATGTGTGTGGAAGTGATTTGCCTTTGTGCCAAGAGGGAGATGAACGCTCTCAAGATCAACGCCTTTGCCGCCATGTGCACCGTCCTCTCAG GATTGATGGGAATGGTCGCGCACATGATGTACTCCACAGTGTTTCAGATGACTGTCAGCATCGGGCCGAAAGACTGGAGGCCGCAAACCTGGGACTATGGATGGTCCTTCGC GTTAGCGTGGCTCTCCTTTAGCTGCTGCATGGCGGCTGCCGTGGCTACGCTCAATTCCTACACCAAGACCATCATTGAGATGAAGCATCGCGCTCGTGTAAGGCTGGACGAGGCACGTGCTGCTGTCTGCGCCCCCTCCTACGAGGAAGTCGTACGGAGTGGTGGTGGTGCTGGAGTTTATTCTGTCAGCCAGTTGATTCAGCTGGGCCAGCAGGGGGTGCTCATGAACCCCCTGTGGCCCAGAGGAGTGGGGCCCGCGGTTGCACCTCTGCCTTGTGGCACTGGGGGGACAATTGGAGGGATGGGAGGAGCTGAAGTGGGAggcttgggggtgggagtagtggGAGGAGTTGAAGGTATAGAAGTGGAAAAAATGGGAGCACTGGGAGAAGTTACCAATGGTGGGGGAAGATTGGTGGACCCTCATGGCGTGGTGATTGTGGAGGGATGTGAAGAATGTGAGAGAGAACTGGACCAGATAGACTGCACTCTACAGGAAGATAGAGAGGACTCAGTCTGCTGA